From the Drechmeria coniospora strain ARSEF 6962 chromosome 02, whole genome shotgun sequence genome, the window TCCTCGGGTTCGCCGAActctccatctcctccctcGTGCCCCCTCTTCGATACTGGCATGGCATCGAACAGGCCCTCGCAACGCAGGGTTGTCCCCTCATCATCACCGCCTCCGTGCCCCCTTCGCACGGCATCGAAGAACGGGCGGCGAAGCTCGCTGCCGACATCTCCGCATCCATTGCCAGTTCCAAGTTCTCCGGCGACCCGGTGCCTGTCAACATCATCGCCCACAGCATGGGCGGTCTCGACGCCCGCTACATGATCTCCCGCCTACAGCGGGCGAACAGCAACTTCCGGGTCGCGGCTCTCGTCACGGTGGGCACGCCCCATCGCGGCAGTCCCTTTGCCGACTACGTGCTGCATGAAAGCGCCGGTCCACTCTACCTCCCCAGGCTGTACTCCTTGCTCGAGAGGGCCGGGCTCGGAACCAGGGCGTTCGCTCAGCTGACGACGCGGTACCTCGCCACCGAGTTCAACCCTCGAACGCGAGACGACCCAGCCGTGCGGTACTTTTCGTACGGCGCGGTGGTGGAGGATCTGCCCTTGTTCAGCCCCTTTCGACTGCCACAAAAGATCATTGCCCAAGCGGAGGGTCCCAACGACGGgctggtcggcgtcgacagcaGCCGCTGGGGCCAGTACGAGGGGACCCTACTCGGCGTGAGCCACCTGGACCTGATCAACTGGTCCAACAGGGCACGGTGGACGGTTCGCGAGTGGATGGGCGTCAAGAGGAACTTCAACGCCGTGGCCTTTtacctcggcatcgccgacatGCTGGCAAGGGAGGGGTTGTAGGGACGGCCGACGCGCAGTGCGCAGCGCAGCGCACGGGCaagcgacggcagcgtctgTGGGCCAAAGAAGGAACGACGCATGGGtagcagctcgtcgagagTCGGTTGGAAGTCGACCAAGAGGTCTTGGGATTATAATAGAATACAGGAGGCTGCCTCAACGACGGCAAGTGAAACATCTCCAACACAGGCCTTCGGCACGGCACTTGATGCAATATGTACCAATCGTAAGGTCCAACCCAAACCCCAGCAGATAGATGGATATCccccgcacccgcaccctcccccccccaaaaAAACAGATGAGAGCCGATGAAAGTTTTGCCGTACCGAGAGGGAGTCGAAGCGAGTTGGGCGACAGGTACCGACGGGAGACCCATTTTGCATTGGCGCTTGTGTTGCGCAATTTcatggccgagctcggaTGGCACCAGACGATCAACTTGCTGTTCCCGCGTCGTTTCATCCCATTGCCGAAATACCCCTACGTCTTTCACCGCATAGTCGGATCGTTTCGTCCTCCGTCTCGATGCTCCCGCTTGGACTGTCTACGGGGCGGGCTTCCGGTCCTTGCGCTtctgcaggtacttgctgaGGCAGACAGCGAAGACGCCGACAGCAACTAAATCCAGATCATATTAGATCACAAACATGGAccagagggggggggggggggggctcgtCGCGGCGAGCTCTGGGATGGGACGAGATGTTGGCATACCAACGAAGACGATGCAAAAGACGACCATGACGCCGACATTCTCCGAGGCCCAGTTATCACGCTTGACGAGCTGGCTTGCAGCCTCGCGAGCGACGAGTGAAGTGTCGATGGAAGGCATTGCGAAGGATGAGAATCAACGGGATGAAGATTGTCTGTTCATTCGGTCGGGTTAGAAAAATGGGTGTTCGATGGTGAACGACCAAGAAGCACGACGACTCGTCGAGCCAAGGCACCCCCGGGCCGGTCATGGCACGATGGCTGGCGCTACTGCCGCGTCGCCAGAGGATTCCAACACGCTCAGCGCACGCCAGCAAGTGCATTCGACCTCGACCAGGGAGGGTGCTTCGTTCACGGCAGGCATGTCGCGCATCGGTCGTCTTGGAAGGGGCCACGATCTTGCGAGGATGATTAACTTACCTTTGCAGGCCGCAGCGGCGTAGAGGATAAGAGGTGGAGGAGCAATAGCAGAGCGAGTCGAGGTGCGGGCGGACTGGATGGTTTTgttgatgacggcggcgtcgaagtACATAGCTTATGGCGGCCACCAAGCAAGAAACTACTGCATAAGTAAGTGATAGCAGTAGAGCGGTCGCCAGCTTCCGGCCGCCCTAGTTCGAGAGCAGGAGCGAACGAAGCCGGAAATGTGGTGGAGCACGCAACGGACCACTGAAGAGGCCGGAAGGAGCGCCGATGGGCGGGTCCAACCGCGCCCTTGTTTGTTGTGCCTGTGCGTGCCTGCCCTTTGACACCTAAGCATACAGTATGTGCACCTAAACCGATAgcagcgccgccgcgcgGGGGACGAACGCAGGCACACAACGTGAATGCAGATGTACTAATAGTACCTGCCACGAGTTGTCGGATAGCTTCGCGCTACCCAGTACCTGCTACCTGCCAGGATGCCATCATGCATGCATCTACAGAGTACACTGTGCCAACATTCAATTCTCTGTACCGTATAGGTACCTTCTCGCGCCTGGCCGTTGCAAGATCAGCTGCTGGCTCGTGGCAGCTGACAGAGCTGGTTGTATActtatgtacttgtacatgatCAGcagtagtaggtacctggtaccgCTCCCCTACCCTCGGACAGGGCACATGCCGATCaatgcaagcaagcaagcaagtaattacggtGTACAGCAAGCAGGTGCTGGCGCAAGGCACGAGCAGCTgaagtacctagtaggtaggtacagtacctactagtacttactagtaggtaTCGATCTGGATTGGGAAACCCAGAGGTTTTTGCTAGCGCCTAGAACGAGCTACTCTACGAAGCAGTAGCACCACATACGATGATAGTTGGTCGGAAAAGCTGGGAGCCATTCAATTGCCGCAAACCGAACCCAAAGTCCACGCGGATTCCTCCTCTGTGCTcatcggggggggggaggcgaaTCAACTTCGGTGGCGGCCCGGGCAGTCGAAGGAGAGGGTCTGCCGGAACACGGCAAAAGGACCAGGTGGGGACACAGACCAGACGGCAGCATCGGGTCCATCGGCTTGGCCTGTTTGCGGCCCATCCACTTCCAAAGCCGAGCCCTCCATGCCAGCAACTCCACACTGCCCGGTCCGGCTCGCTCAGTCCCTCGGATGCTATACCCTCACGGACGGACCATGCACgggcagtacggagtgcagaaCACGCCTGGGAGTGCATACTGCGAAGGGAAGGCGCTGCGCGCAGAATTCTCGCTTCGCCGCACGAGAAGTACTACAAGCATGGCGACCTAGCAGCCATCGTTATTGTATTCGGTATCTTGGCGCCTGGGGCCCAGCGGGCAAGCCAACGAGCGATCTTGGTCTGCGCTGCGCCGAGTCGCTGAACACCTCCTTGCTACCACACAGCCGCCATGTGTGGGGTAACAATGCTTGCAGGCACGAGACGGTGTTGCCATCCCGTCCGCATCCGGGCTGGAAGTTgagtgtgcatgcacatgggAATCATTGGACAAGAAGTGAAGCTGCCTGCTGTGCCGCTTCATGGTGTGTATTTTGCCGCACTTGCCGTGGCAGTCATTGCGACAGCTTGATAGGCGACGCTATCCAATGCTGCAAATCTTGGCCGCTCGATCGCAGTCGAGTCGGTTGCGACcgtggacgatgccgagggtATGATGGTATGTCCGTCGGTCGCAAGGCGCAGCATGATGCTGCTTGCCCCTCGACGCGTCGCGCTCTCCCCCCTGGTATTGCCTActaagcacaagtactgtaggtaataAAATGGTTCTAGAGTCACTCGCTGTTGAGAGCGAATTCCTCTCGTACCACGTGCCAGCTTGGACCTTCGAAGCCCACCTGCGCGCAAGACCAACGCCGCCTCCCAATGATATTCTGTATCTTGTCATCTTCGTCACCCGGGAAAAAGGCGACCGTCATGGCGAGAACAAGCTGAGAGGCCCGGATGATGACCCCGCAATATTATTCCCTTGGGACCACTGCTTCCGTTAGGCCACTGTGAATGCATGCCACGGTGGGGGACGCCagggtgctccgtaccgtcgtgctggtattaatactacctagtaTGCAACTCcaccaagtattactgtacttggtagtGGTGGAGCTACCAGACAGAACACTGTAACACACACATCATAGAGTAGTACGTACGTACCTGCGGTGCTCCGTagtgcggagtacgtacggatACATGGCTGATAATGCTGCACAGATGGCGGAATACCCAGGCGTGATATGTAAGTATAAAGTCATATCTTCTTACCTGGCACGGCGGAGCTCAATGCAGAGAGTGATAAtccgtaatacttgtacggagtacggagtacaagtaaacaatactgtactgtataggGTCAGTACTTGTAAGAGTACTGtaactgtacagtagttgtacatgtacttgtacctctCACAATGCTCCCCGCCCAATTttacagtactgcacggagtactccgtacggagtagcaccATTATTCATCGCACCCAACGGAGTACatcttactgtacttacttgtaagtacgtacggagtacatccaagtaataagtactccgtacaagcaagtacagtgcagctCTGGTACGTACCAGTGATACCAGCACGGTAGGATGTCGGTATTTCCTGCCTACCATCGGGTTACGCCCGTCACCGCCGAGAAGGAGTCGACGTCAAGGTGACACGGCATGGACACGCAagtccaccaccacccaccatCACCTACTTGACCATGTCGTGATTTCATGTGCCTGGCGCCCACGCAGTCGCACCTCATCATCCAGAGTTCCGTTTCCAGCCTCGTTTCCCCGTCCTCCTAGACGAATACTTGGACGAAGCGGCCGATCCTCCTGCTCTCACCATGACTTCCTGGCTGACCAATCTCCGCCGGCGAAACGACCACAATGTCTCGACCATCCGCCGCGCGCCTCTCGCCGAGCTGTCGGGCTCTCTCGGCGACCTCGGAACCCTGCTGCCGCTCACGATTGCCCTCGCTGTCCAGGGCTCCGTCGACTTGGCTTCGACTCTCGTCTTCTCTGGCCTCTTCAACATCCTCACCGGCCTCTTCTTCGGCATCCCCTTGCCGGTCCAACCGATGAAGGTGAACACGCCCAACCCGGTCGAGATCGAAGCCCATTCGTGGGGTGCTGTCTGCCGCTGACCGACGGAACGAAACACAGGCCATCGCTTCGGCCGCCCTCTCCGGCCGCGAGCATCcgtccatggccgtcgtcaccgccgccggccagtgggtcgccgccgccgtcctcgtcatgaGCGTCACGGGACTTCTTCGGtggtccgtcgccgtcgtccccgtccccgtcgtcaagggcatccagctcggcgccggcctgtCCTTGATTCTCGGGGCGGGCACCTCCCTGGTGCAGCCCCTTCGCTGGCTGCATCCTGTCCTCGACAACCGGCTCTGGGCTCTCTTCGCCTTCCTCGTTCTCATCGCCACCCAGCATCTCCCGCGCTTCCCCTACGCCTTGAGCTCCTTCGTCTTGGCCTTGGCGTTTGCCCTtgttgccgtcctcgacgcccaccatgggctgccgtcggtccatCTCTGGCACCCAAGCTTTGGCATCCCCGCCTGGATCGGCTACCATGACGCACCCGCCCTGTGGATGGCCATCGGGCAGCTGCCTTTGACCACGCTCAACTCCATCATCGCCGTTCACGCCTTGGCGGCCGACCTGCTTCCCGGCGTGCCCACGCCGTCCGTCACCTCCATCGGCATCAGCGTCGCTTTGATGAATCTGACCGGAACCTGGTTTGGCGCCATGCCCGTCTGCCACGGCGCTGGcgggctcgccgcccagTATCGTTTTGGTGCGCGCAGCGGCGCGAGCGTCATCATTCTCGGCACCGTCAAGCTcgctctcggcctcgtcttcggACAGACGCTCATCGATCTCCTGAGACAGTATCCCAAGAGTCTACTCGGCATTATGGTCCTCGCTGCCGGCTTGGAGCTTGCCAAAGTCGGCTACACCCTCAACCAGGGGGCTCCGGACTTGTGGGCTTACGCCGAAggagatgccgacgccgtccttgcGAGGAGTCATCGCAAGCtcaccgaggaggagcgtTTGGAGAGGTGGACCGTCAtgctgatgacgacggccggtaTCTTGGCTTTCCGAaacgatgccgtcggcttcctcgccggaATGCTGTGCCACGGCGCCTACGCCCTTTCCCGACGGCTCGTCAGGCGGGAGAATGCACGTTCGCCAACCGAGCGAGCGCCCTTGCTTCTTTGACGAAAATATATATCAATGTCTTCTCCTACGTTTGCATCATCTTCAACCCCTCATGGCCAAAACGGGTTTGTACGTGCGGCACGCCGCTACATGATTCCCGGTCGGTTCCCCCGGCTGCATTATTCTCCaccggccatggccagcgtAAGCTGATGCGTGCATGACGCAGTCAATCATTTCCCTGGTTGGATCATCGGCACCGTGTTTGCCACTTCGCTCCCGTCACCCGGCCACTGCTCGTAGTgctcgccacggccgtcCTTCACCCTTTGAAGGAGGAATCGGTCAAAACCGAGGAACCAGACCCCGCTGACGACGAGATACGAGCCTTCGACAATCGCCGTCACGTTGGCTGTTATGCTCCAGTTTCCGTGTTGCTGCGAGTAAACGCCGATGAGGGTCGAAATGAGACCAACCAGACTGTTTGCCACGCCTGGTAGAAACAGCGGCTTGTTTATCAGCCAGACGAAGTTGTCCATGTGTCGCAGCCCGAGGCtcgcgatgccgacgatggagatGCCGCAGGCAACGGCTGCAAGAACCAGCAGCGGGATGTTCTTCACGCCCTTGGTGATGGTTTCCGTAGCCTGGCCGCCCCAGCCGCCCTGGCCGCCCTTGTCCAACCAGCGTTGGATGCTGGTGAAGATGGCTGGGAAGAccaggaagccggcgagcagcagccagACGAATAAGGAGACCAGCATGTTGTGGAGGACGGGCATCTCGTCTTGCTCGAGGAGCATCTGGACGTAGTGAGTGCGTCGTGTCGGAACGAGAGGGTGAAGTTGGatctcggccgtcatgcTCGCCGTGCCGGCCATGGTGATCTGGTGGGATAGCCCAAAATTTGGCCACCGCGAACGAGGCCTGCTGCTGGGTTTTGGATCGAAACAAGCGGACTATGACGAGAGCGTCGATGGAGCACCTATGAATAAATTCTAGGGAAACCTCGCCACGAGTTACTAGGGGAGATGATCAGGACAGGGCAAGGAACACGCCGTGGCTTGGACTCGACTTCACGGGCAGGATGAAGACCTGCCTATGACCAACAATCGTCTGGCGGGCACTCATGAAGGCAGGACAAGTCGATCGGATCAATCGGCGGCTCCCTGCTGGGGTTCCCGTCGACAGCACCTCGGCAAACGAGTCAACTATTATCGTTTCTTCAGGCGCCTACGGACGGTTTCATGTTGGACATGCTCCGAAACCCACGCCCCCAATCCTCGGCCCCGGCAGCTCGCGTTGGGAAACTCGGCGGTTGACGGACTGCCGGCACCAAGGATAGAGGTTACCATGACATCACGACATCAAAGTCGTACGCATGAGGGCCGCGTCGCGTTGCGTTGAAGAGGCTACCATCAATGTCCCTTCGGCGAGcccatgctccgtacatgatcAAGTCATCCTAGTTTGGTCTTTGCCGTGACTGTGATGGCATGACTGTGATGGCGAGCCGGAAATACTGGGCGGGGAAGGAAGAAGCCGAAGACGGGACGTCATCATGACTCGCTGGATTGGTCCCTGGCAGGAACGAACGGACGACCTCGGTcgccgtcaattgacggcaGGGAGTGCGTCCAGGGTTCAGGAAGGCAGGAGCTGCCTGGTGTTCTTGTGCGCCAGTAGGCAGGCGGCAACATGTTGGCACTTTGCGTCTCAGCACCTGTACAGCATAGTCAAAGCACTGCACCTGCGTACTAGTACCTCCAGTATTCGGGCACATTGCAGGGCAACGCAACACCGAACCGACGATTAATACCAGCTGTTGTGCTCGTTTTGGCTGGTGGATTTGCTGTCGTCCAGTGGAGGCTTCCTTGTGAGCATGAGAAGCTCCAGGGCTCGCGAAGGCGTTGCAGCAACCAATTACGGCGTGCCTTCCCGCCGCTTGGGTCCGCCAGCTTCAATCGATGGACCGagtgcagcaagtattaATCACTAGGGAAATacgcatgtactgtaagtaaagagcactccgtacaagcacttactaatacttaagtacttgtactgtggtTGTACTGCATAAACCtacatgttctccgtactgtcgTCCGaacctaagtactgtatactccgtaggtactcGCAAGTATACCTCAAAGGTACCGTAataagtgcttgtaccactACGATCGTAAGTACTACTGATATgctagcaagtacttattaccTACTTCCGGTACAACCAACCCGTACCAGGACTGCAGACATCCGTCCAAAAAGCCGGGGCGCCGAGTGGAGGCAACTCTGGCAGGAGAACAGGGAAAGAGGCAGAGGCGAGAAaagacggccgccgcgccgcccagCCAAGGACTGACCGTACTTGTGTTTTTGCCCCGAGGCTCCATCGCGACCACCAGCGAGCCCGAGGCGGCGTcaatcgacgacgaggagcagctcaGCATTCATCCGTCATTGCCTGTCTGCCTGCCTTCCTGCTTGTCCGTCCGCCCGTTCGTCCGTGTCCGCCCGTTCGTCTGTCCGTCTTGACGTCCCCCCTCCCGAGATTCCAGTCGGTCGGTCGAGTCGAGGCGAGGCAAGGCGGACGAGCGTCACAGGGAgccatggcctcgtccagcgacggccacgacgataCTACCGCCGCCGTTTCTGCTGCCGCTCTTCCTGCCGCTGCCTCTGCCGCTGCCTCTGCCGCTGGTCCATCTTCTGCCGCCGACccgggcgaggtcgagcaaATGTTGCggaggcagcagcagcagcagcagcagcagcaggcgggGGACGAGAACGAGCCGCAGGAATCGCAGGGACCACGGGAGCGTGAACCAGCTCCATCACCTCGCGaagccgtcctcgacgcggccACCTCGACTGCAGAGCCTTCGCCGAGCATTTTACCTTCTTCCGCAGAGGCATcagccgccatcgccatcaccaccgccgcgacggccacgacgacaacgacggccacgacgacgacggccatggcgagtGCAAACGTGTCCGCAACTGCACCTGCTTCATTGGAGGTCCCATCAGCATCGGATGGGCCTGCCATCCTTGTCCCTCCAGCACCGGAGGCGGCTTCCCCAAcccagccgtcgacgcctccgCCAACGAAGCAGCAACGATCCGATGACCTGGACGCCGCCTCCTCAACGCAACTCTCGACCACAAGCATCCAACCAGAACTGGACCCTCCCACCAACCAgaccgccgacgagcccaTGGCCGACGCTCCGCGCCCCGCGCCCGCTCCCGCGCCCGTGCTTGTCGATGCGGAGGCTCGGCA encodes:
- a CDS encoding triacylglycerol lipase, with product MTSVARTRIRPQPAHFHFLNVLYRPVLTAPWTHWQPGSRVMRNIPWLTRYYSPPSLAAGRLRPHSTPACRLRHGRTLTSSPFLHRSSDPRVRNLGREISDEYASVRDVYLTPKHPIVLAHGLLGFAELSISSLVPPLRYWHGIEQALATQGCPLIITASVPPSHGIEERAAKLAADISASIASSKFSGDPVPVNIIAHSMGGLDARYMISRLQRANSNFRVAALVTVGTPHRGSPFADYVLHESAGPLYLPRLYSLLERAGLGTRAFAQLTTRYLATEFNPRTRDDPAVRYFSYGAVVEDLPLFSPFRLPQKIIAQAEGPNDGLVGVDSSRWGQYEGTLLGVSHLDLINWSNRARWTVREWMGVKRNFNAVAFYLGIADMLAREGL
- a CDS encoding sulfate transporter, which codes for MLPAQFYSTARSTPYGVAPLFIAPNGVHLTVLTFAPHHPEFRFQPRFPVLLDEYLDEAADPPALTMTSWLTNLRRRNDHNVSTIRRAPLAELSGSLGDLGTLLPLTIALAVQGSVDLASTLVFSGLFNILTGLFFGIPLPVQPMKAIASAALSGREHPSMAVVTAAGQWVAAAVLVMSVTGLLRWSVAVVPVPVVKGIQLGAGLSLILGAGTSLVQPLRWLHPVLDNRLWALFAFLVLIATQHLPRFPYALSSFVLALAFALVAVLDAHHGLPSVHLWHPSFGIPAWIGYHDAPALWMAIGQLPLTTLNSIIAVHALAADLLPGVPTPSVTSIGISVALMNLTGTWFGAMPVCHGAGGLAAQYRFGARSGASVIILGTVKLALGLVFGQTLIDLLRQYPKSLLGIMVLAAGLELAKVGYTLNQGAPDLWAYAEGDADAVLARSHRKLTEEERLERWTVMLMTTAGILAFRNDAVGFLAGMLCHGAYALSRRLVRRENARSPTERAPLLL